The Planctellipticum variicoloris DNA window GCGTCTTTGAGTCTGCGATAGAACGGTCTGATGACGGGGTTGCAGCGTGAGGCGGTGAGTGCCGCCATGTAGAGAGCGGAACGGACGGAGGCTCTGCCGCCGCGGATGGATCTGAGTTTGGAGGACTTGCCGCTGTCGCGGTTGTAGGGGGCGACGCCGACGAGTGCTCCGACCTGCTGGCGGTTGGCGTCGCCGAGTTCGGGGAGTTCTCCGAGGAGCACGGCGGCTGTCCGTTTGGCGATGCCTGGGACGGAGGTCATGAGTTCGACGCGGCGTTTGGCATCGGGGTCGGAGTCGCAGAGATCGTCGATCTGTTTTTCGATGGCAGTGATGCGTATTTTGAGCATGTTTCGGGTTTGCTCGATGTCGTCTTTGACGGCCTTGTCGCGAGCGGCTTCGAAGTGATTGGACTCCTGGACGTGGAGGTCGACGAGCTGCCGTCGGCGAGTGACGAGTGCGTGGAGTTTGAGCTGGAAATCGGAGGGTTTTTCGGTGATCTGGAGTTCGGCGACCTTGGAGTAACGAACGAGGACGCGTGCGTCGATGGCGTCGGTTTTGGCGATCCATCCGGCCCCTGTGGCAAAGGCGCGGACGCGGATGGGGGGCACGACGGCGACGTGATACCCGTGATCGTTGAGACAGAGGAAGGCGTCGAAGTGATAGGTGCCGGTGGCCTCCATGACGACCTGGCAGCGGTCGGGTGGGGGGAGCTGCTTGAGGAGTTTCAGGAAGCCCTTGAGGTCGTTGTCGACGGCCAGGAGGGAAGAGGAGTCGGACATGGCGACATCGAGTCGTGCCTTGGAGACGTCGATGCCGATGTGGATGCGGGGGTCGATGGCGTGTTCCCAATCTCGTAAATGCGAGCTCGGAGAGTTTCGAGAACGCTTCCGGCTCAAACGGCTGTTCGGGCTGGTACGACCATGCCGACGACGATCCAGCTCCGCGGCGGGCTCTGAGGCCCCAGACGCGATCGATCTGTCGCCGGCCGCGGCGGGGGCCGCTTCGTCGCTACGCTCCGAAGCGGCCCCCGCCGCGTGTCCCATGACACCACACGGGGTAGATGGATTCAACATACGAGGACGCGGAGAAGAGCAGACTGAGAATTGATGGAATTTGCCGGCGGAGGTGAGTGTGGCAATTTTGAGTGAGAGTTCATTTCAGTGAGAGTTGCACGATGAGTCTACGAGTTATCGCCGTCCTCTGGCTGGGAATCGTTGCTGCCTCCACGGGGTTTTGCGGTGATGACCTCGCGGCGCAGGTCCCTGCCCCATCCGACGCGGAGCGGGAGCGGCTGGCGCTCGATCCGTTCTACACTAAGCTGGTCAGCGCGGAGGGATTTCCGATTGTCTCTTCGAGCAAGGTCGCCGATGCGGCGCTGTTCGAAGCCGCTTGGATTATCGACCGC harbors:
- a CDS encoding IS110 family transposase → MLNPSTPCGVMGHAAGAASERSDEAAPAAAGDRSIASGASEPAAELDRRRHGRTSPNSRLSRKRSRNSPSSHLRDWEHAIDPRIHIGIDVSKARLDVAMSDSSSLLAVDNDLKGFLKLLKQLPPPDRCQVVMEATGTYHFDAFLCLNDHGYHVAVVPPIRVRAFATGAGWIAKTDAIDARVLVRYSKVAELQITEKPSDFQLKLHALVTRRRQLVDLHVQESNHFEAARDKAVKDDIEQTRNMLKIRITAIEKQIDDLCDSDPDAKRRVELMTSVPGIAKRTAAVLLGELPELGDANRQQVGALVGVAPYNRDSGKSSKLRSIRGGRASVRSALYMAALTASRCNPVIRPFYRRLKDAGKPSKVCLTACIRKLLTILNAMIKSDTAWNHGLQNA